GTTGGAAGCGGGCTATCGTGAGAAAAAGCTTTACCTGTCCCTTGAGGAAAGGATGGGGTGCGGCATCGGTGCATGCTTTGCCTGCGTGTGTCATACAGGGGATGATCCAACTGGTTTCAGTTATAAAAAGGTATGCAGTGATGGACCCGTATTCCGGGCAGGAGAGGTGGTATTATGAGCAGGCTTTCAGTTGAATTACCAGGATTAAACTTGAAAAACCCGGTCATGCCAGCATCTGGATGCTTTGGATTCGGCCGTGAATACAGTCAATTTTTCGACTTGGATATTCTTGGGGCGATCATGATCAAAGCGACCACTCCTGAGCCGAGGTTCGGTAACCCGACTCCGCGTGTTGCGGAAACCTCTTCGGGAATGCTGAACGCTATCGGTCTGCAGAATCCAGGTTTAGAAAAGGTCATCAGTGAAGAATTGGCCTGGCTAGGTGGGTATGATGTTCCCATCATCGCCAACGTTGCCGGTTCGCAAATAGATGACTATGTAAAGGTAGCCAGTGATATAAGTAAGGTGGGGAATGTAAAAGCACTTGAATTGAATATCTCTTGTCCGAATGTAAAAGAAGGTGGCATTGCTTTCGGTACGGTGCCGGAAGTTGCTAAAGAGGTGACCAAGGCGGTTAAGGAAGTGTCTTCCGTCCCTGTATATGTGAAGCTTTCACCGAATGTCAGTAATATTGTGGAAATGGCTAAAGCCGTAGAAGAAGGCGGTGCCGACGGTTTGACAATGATAAATACATTAGTCGGCATGCGATTGGATTTAAAAACTGGCAGACCGATCCTTTCTAACAGGACGGGTGGGTTATCTGGTCCTGCAATAAAACCTGTTGCGCTCCGGATGATTTATGAGGTAAGCCAGCAAGTGTCTATTCCGATCATCGGAATGGGCGGCATCGCTACAGCGGAAGACGTCATTGAATTTTTCTATGCGGGTGCAAGTGCCGTTGCGGTGGGAACCGCTAACTTCGTGGATCCCTTTGTATGCCCGACCATCATCGAAGAATTACCGAAATTGTTGGATGAGCTCGGATTTGACCATATTTCAGAATGTACCGGAAGGAGCTGGAAGCAGAATGAAGCAGTCACTAATTATCGCTCTTGATTTCCCTGACCTCATTCAAACAGAAGAATTCCTAAAACAGTTCCATTTGGAAAAACTGGCTGTAAAAGTGGGGATGGAATTATTTTATCAGAATGGACCATCAATAATTTCTTTCGTAAAAGAGCAAGGCCACGATGTGTTTTTGGACTTGAAGCTTCATGATATTCCGAATACGGTCAAAATGGCCATGACAGGATTGGCAACTTTAGGGGCTGACATGGTCAATGTACATGCGGCGGGTGGACAAAAGATGATGGAAGCAGCCATGGAAGGTTTGGATAAGGGAACGTCCGCTGGTAAAAAACGTCCATTATGCATAGGGGTTACCCAACTGACGAGCACGTCACAAGAACAAATGAATGTTGAGCAAAACATTGCCGGATCTCTGGAGGACTCGGTCCTCCATTATGCAAAACTTACTAGACAGGCAGGATTGGATGGCGTCGTCTGTTCCACCCATGAAGTAAAGAACATACATGAACGCATCGGTCATGAATTCTTAACGGTCACACCTGGAATCCGAAGTGCAGGTGGACAGGCGCATGATCAAAAGAGAATTGCCACGCCTGAACAGGCTAGGGATTTTGGAGCGGATGCCATCGTTGTAGGGAGAGCCATAACGGGGGCGGCAGATCCATTAAGGGCGTATTTGGATATGAAAGCAGCTTGGGAGGGAATATCATG
The DNA window shown above is from Peribacillus sp. FSL P2-0133 and carries:
- the pyrF gene encoding orotidine-5'-phosphate decarboxylase; the protein is MKQSLIIALDFPDLIQTEEFLKQFHLEKLAVKVGMELFYQNGPSIISFVKEQGHDVFLDLKLHDIPNTVKMAMTGLATLGADMVNVHAAGGQKMMEAAMEGLDKGTSAGKKRPLCIGVTQLTSTSQEQMNVEQNIAGSLEDSVLHYAKLTRQAGLDGVVCSTHEVKNIHERIGHEFLTVTPGIRSAGGQAHDQKRIATPEQARDFGADAIVVGRAITGAADPLRAYLDMKAAWEGISC
- a CDS encoding dihydroorotate dehydrogenase — protein: MSRLSVELPGLNLKNPVMPASGCFGFGREYSQFFDLDILGAIMIKATTPEPRFGNPTPRVAETSSGMLNAIGLQNPGLEKVISEELAWLGGYDVPIIANVAGSQIDDYVKVASDISKVGNVKALELNISCPNVKEGGIAFGTVPEVAKEVTKAVKEVSSVPVYVKLSPNVSNIVEMAKAVEEGGADGLTMINTLVGMRLDLKTGRPILSNRTGGLSGPAIKPVALRMIYEVSQQVSIPIIGMGGIATAEDVIEFFYAGASAVAVGTANFVDPFVCPTIIEELPKLLDELGFDHISECTGRSWKQNEAVTNYRS